A portion of the Mycoplasma sp. (ex Biomphalaria glabrata) genome contains these proteins:
- a CDS encoding HAD family hydrolase, with protein MLSKLHQKIQDQKIKLLCLDLDGTLLFNRHLLSRKNHVACIAAQKEGIEIILSTGRDLQGALPVARNILINKNQGYVVSLNGAKIYDIRKREVIYSNLIPEKLMKEAIQYLQSNGWKFLVYTTSGPYSNISSWIAKIVASQINEKIAKTSDMKKFQNSCYKIIAIYTKGFIKKKELKTKTKELVEKFSGKLEVAPTHNLSIEITNLNVNKGEAVKWLAAKKDILMEEVAAIGDGWNDLPLLKVSGVSIAMGNAITELKKVAKFTTGTNKESGVADAINKYVLTEKIEFSDTKEFEGITQKKKN; from the coding sequence ATGTTAAGCAAACTACACCAAAAAATACAAGATCAAAAAATTAAATTACTTTGCTTGGACTTAGACGGAACGTTATTGTTTAATCGTCATTTATTATCTCGAAAAAATCATGTTGCATGCATTGCTGCACAAAAAGAGGGAATTGAAATAATTTTATCGACTGGTCGCGATCTTCAAGGAGCACTGCCGGTTGCTAGAAATATTCTTATTAATAAAAATCAAGGGTATGTAGTTTCGCTAAATGGTGCAAAAATTTACGATATTCGCAAACGCGAAGTGATTTACTCTAATTTAATTCCAGAAAAATTAATGAAAGAAGCTATTCAATATTTACAATCCAATGGTTGAAAATTTTTAGTTTATACAACCAGCGGGCCATACTCTAATATTTCTTCGTGAATTGCAAAAATCGTTGCATCACAAATTAATGAAAAAATAGCCAAGACAAGTGATATGAAAAAATTTCAAAACTCTTGTTATAAAATTATTGCTATTTATACAAAAGGTTTCATCAAGAAAAAAGAACTAAAAACAAAAACAAAGGAACTAGTTGAAAAATTTAGCGGAAAACTAGAAGTAGCTCCGACCCACAATTTAAGTATTGAAATTACAAACTTGAACGTAAACAAAGGCGAAGCTGTTAAGTGATTGGCTGCAAAAAAAGATATTTTGATGGAAGAAGTAGCGGCTATTGGCGATGGTTGAAATGATTTACCTTTGCTAAAGGTATCAGGTGTTTCTATTGCTATGGGGAATGCTATTACTGAATTAAAGAAAGTGGCTAAATTTACAACTGGAACAAATAAAGAATCAGGAGTTGCGGACGCAATAAATAAATATGTTTTAACAGAAAAAATTGAATTTTCTGACACGAAAGAATTTGAAGGA
- a CDS encoding HAD family hydrolase, with the protein MSKIPSTFYDGKKYIAFFDLDGTLLNRKLEITPKTIEAIKKWQKKGNYFVVSTGRPDIFVRYKCQKAGLKPTYVISFNGAIILNDLGELLFESIIDTNFINEIASFCNQNKLNFRAMQRNNVYHNWPIDQETKFQTYLDEYFIERTEGITMYDHFRSEFEPRHKILKFIIYIERNDEKSMKTAKELIAKYGHEYNFAWSLSHDDVSYLEITRKNADKGLAVKFVANQMNINLEQTISFGDSGNDEFMLKTTHYSFVPKNATKDALRGAKFQSQKTNDEDFIFDILK; encoded by the coding sequence ATGTCTAAAATCCCATCAACATTTTATGACGGAAAAAAATACATCGCTTTTTTTGATCTCGATGGAACTTTGTTAAATAGAAAATTAGAAATAACTCCGAAGACAATAGAAGCAATTAAAAAGTGACAAAAAAAAGGAAATTATTTTGTGGTATCAACAGGGAGACCTGATATTTTTGTTCGTTATAAATGTCAAAAAGCAGGATTAAAACCAACATACGTAATTAGTTTTAATGGAGCAATTATTCTAAATGACTTAGGAGAATTGTTATTTGAATCGATAATAGATACTAACTTTATTAATGAAATTGCATCTTTTTGTAATCAAAATAAATTAAATTTCCGTGCGATGCAAAGAAATAATGTTTATCACAATTGACCGATTGATCAAGAAACTAAATTTCAAACATATTTGGATGAATATTTTATTGAGAGAACTGAAGGAATTACTATGTATGACCATTTCCGTTCAGAATTTGAACCTCGCCATAAAATTTTAAAATTTATTATATATATTGAAAGAAATGATGAAAAATCAATGAAAACCGCAAAAGAATTAATTGCAAAATATGGTCATGAATACAATTTTGCATGGTCACTTTCTCATGACGATGTAAGTTACCTAGAGATAACAAGAAAAAATGCAGATAAGGGTTTAGCGGTCAAATTTGTTGCCAATCAAATGAATATTAATTTAGAACAAACAATTTCGTTTGGCGATAGTGGAAACGATGAATTTATGTTAAAAACTACTCACTATTCTTTTGTTCCAAAAAATGCAACAAAAGATGCATTACGTGGTGCAAAATTTCAATCACAAAAAACAAATGATGAAGATTTTATATTTGATATTCTGAAATAA
- the trxA gene encoding thioredoxin, whose translation MEKIKTSEFNSKIENGYVVVDFFTTWCGPCKMMAPILEKIASTMPNINFYKVDVEEEPKLGSDFKIKVVPTVMLFKNGQMVTEFSGFKPEAAVLKLLKETFNV comes from the coding sequence ATGGAAAAAATAAAAACAAGTGAATTTAATTCAAAAATTGAAAACGGTTATGTAGTTGTTGATTTTTTCACAACATGATGTGGACCTTGCAAAATGATGGCCCCAATTTTAGAAAAAATTGCAAGCACAATGCCAAATATTAACTTTTATAAAGTTGATGTTGAAGAGGAACCAAAACTAGGAAGTGATTTTAAAATAAAAGTTGTTCCAACTGTAATGCTTTTTAAGAATGGGCAAATGGTGACGGAATTTTCAGGCTTTAAACCAGAGGCTGCGGTTCTAAAGTTATTGAAAGAAACTTTTAATGTCTAA
- the eno gene encoding phosphopyruvate hydratase gives MSKIIYIHAREVLDSRGNPTIEVDVETELGGFGRAIVPSGASTGELEALELRDGDKSRYGGKGVLTAINNVNKIIAPKIIDAELDSLSQRHIDELMIELDGTDNKKKLGANAILGVSMACARASADELGIPLFRYLGGTNAYTLPVPMLNIINGGAHADNSIDFQEFMIVPVGASSFKEAVRMSAETYHALKSILHKAGLATSVGDEGGFAPNCGYEEALDYIVEAIKLAGYKPATSGSNAISIALDCASSELYKNGKYNFKKLSKETGKEVIKSTSEMISLFSNLIDKYPIISIEDGLSEHDWDGFVEMKKQLGHKIQIVGDDLFVTNPSILKKGIEKDAANAILIKINQIGSLTETFDAIEMAKTAGWTNVVSHRSGESEDTTIADIAVALNTGQIKTGSMSRTDRIAKYNQLLRIEEILGSTAKYAGRDAFYNLKNKNSRETIFL, from the coding sequence ATGTCAAAAATTATTTACATACATGCTCGTGAAGTATTAGATTCACGTGGTAATCCAACTATTGAAGTTGATGTTGAAACTGAATTAGGTGGATTTGGAAGAGCTATCGTTCCTTCTGGTGCTTCAACTGGTGAATTAGAAGCTCTAGAATTAAGAGATGGCGACAAAAGTCGTTATGGAGGTAAAGGTGTTTTAACCGCTATTAATAACGTAAACAAAATTATCGCTCCGAAAATTATTGATGCTGAGTTAGATTCTTTATCACAAAGACACATCGACGAATTAATGATCGAATTAGATGGAACAGATAATAAAAAGAAATTGGGAGCTAACGCAATCCTTGGTGTTTCAATGGCTTGTGCAAGAGCTAGTGCGGATGAGTTAGGAATTCCGCTATTTAGATATTTAGGTGGAACTAATGCTTATACTTTGCCAGTGCCTATGCTAAACATTATCAATGGTGGTGCTCATGCTGATAACTCAATCGACTTCCAAGAATTTATGATTGTACCAGTTGGTGCTAGTTCATTTAAAGAAGCTGTAAGAATGTCAGCTGAAACATATCACGCTTTAAAAAGTATTTTACACAAAGCAGGGTTAGCGACATCGGTTGGAGATGAAGGTGGATTTGCTCCAAATTGTGGTTACGAAGAAGCCTTAGATTATATCGTTGAAGCTATTAAATTGGCAGGTTACAAACCAGCAACATCCGGTAGTAATGCAATATCAATTGCCCTTGATTGTGCTAGTTCAGAACTTTACAAAAATGGTAAATACAATTTTAAAAAGTTATCAAAAGAAACAGGTAAAGAAGTGATTAAATCAACAAGCGAAATGATTAGTTTATTTAGTAACTTAATTGATAAATACCCAATTATTTCAATTGAAGATGGATTAAGTGAACATGACTGAGACGGATTTGTTGAAATGAAAAAACAGTTAGGTCATAAAATCCAAATTGTAGGAGATGACTTATTTGTTACAAACCCAAGTATTCTGAAAAAAGGTATTGAAAAAGATGCTGCCAATGCAATTTTGATTAAAATTAACCAAATTGGTTCATTAACAGAAACATTTGATGCTATTGAAATGGCTAAAACAGCTGGATGAACAAATGTTGTTTCACACCGTTCAGGTGAATCAGAAGATACAACGATTGCTGACATTGCAGTTGCTTTAAATACAGGTCAAATTAAAACAGGATCAATGTCAAGAACTGATAGAATAGCAAAATATAATCAGTTACTAAGAATTGAAGAAATCCTAGGTTCAACTGCTAAGTATGCCGGAAGAGATGCATTCTACAATCTAAAAAATAAAAATAGTCGTGAGACTATTTTTTTATAA
- a CDS encoding MBL fold metallo-hydrolase, with amino-acid sequence MNIFRKEKSPIVNVPKNIMSLVIGRFKENTYIVSNKNECILIDPGNDAKKIIDQILKNNLTPVAILLTHGHFDHIGGVNEILEKWDLTIYGGKNSNAFCSNPQYHYGSPIISINKTIHEQDDNTEIKLINYRIKFMATPGHTMDSCFIIFEDLNCIFTGDTLFYHDIGALRFATNNKEQMRLTLKKIKELRDSYLIFPGHNNFSTIGEEKINNPYLIKDLI; translated from the coding sequence ATGAATATATTCAGAAAAGAAAAATCGCCGATAGTTAATGTTCCGAAAAATATTATGTCACTAGTAATCGGACGTTTTAAAGAAAATACTTACATAGTTTCTAACAAAAATGAATGTATTTTAATCGATCCAGGAAATGATGCAAAAAAAATTATCGATCAAATATTAAAAAATAATTTAACACCAGTTGCTATTTTATTAACACATGGACATTTCGATCACATTGGAGGCGTTAATGAGATTTTAGAAAAATGAGATCTTACTATTTATGGAGGTAAAAATAGCAATGCTTTTTGCAGCAATCCTCAATATCATTATGGTTCACCTATAATTTCTATTAACAAAACAATTCATGAACAAGATGATAATACAGAAATTAAGTTAATTAATTACCGTATTAAATTTATGGCAACACCAGGTCATACTATGGATTCATGTTTTATAATTTTTGAAGACCTAAATTGTATTTTTACTGGTGATACCTTGTTTTATCACGATATTGGGGCTTTGCGTTTTGCTACCAATAATAAAGAGCAAATGCGATTAACGCTTAAAAAAATTAAGGAATTAAGGGATAGTTACCTAATTTTCCCAGGTCATAATAATTTTTCCACTATAGGAGAAGAAAAAATTAATAATCCTTATTTAATAAAAGATCTAATATAA